In Halapricum desulfuricans, a single window of DNA contains:
- a CDS encoding NAD-dependent epimerase/dehydratase family protein, with protein sequence MTDESTTDGFHVAVTGGAGYIGSRVLDRLQETHPDWTVTAIDNFYRGDVRQVGDVEVQHVDIRERDRLEAALDGADVVLHLAAISGVDDCRENADLAQAVNVEGTANVAWFCRKTGAALTFPFSMAVLGDPGQFPITIDQPRDPMNWYGRTKVLGERLIETYADGAFPAHLFMKSNLYGDHRVGDRIVSKGTVINFFLGRAMAGEPLTVYEPGTQARNYIHVKDVARAYVRSAERFEEQLAAGETGVEKYEIASDQDPSVMTVAERVQSIAGEYGIDVDVELVENPRAGDETLVEQFEVDTTSAHETLGWETRHSIEDAVSELFERRAEDA encoded by the coding sequence ATGACTGACGAATCCACGACGGACGGGTTTCACGTCGCGGTGACTGGCGGCGCGGGGTACATCGGCAGTCGCGTGCTCGACCGACTCCAGGAGACACACCCCGACTGGACCGTCACTGCCATCGACAACTTCTATCGCGGCGACGTCCGACAGGTCGGCGACGTCGAGGTCCAGCACGTCGACATCCGCGAGCGCGACCGCCTCGAAGCCGCGCTGGACGGCGCGGACGTCGTGCTCCATCTGGCCGCGATCAGCGGCGTCGACGACTGCCGGGAGAACGCCGATCTCGCGCAGGCGGTCAACGTCGAGGGGACCGCGAACGTCGCCTGGTTCTGCCGGAAGACCGGTGCCGCGCTGACGTTCCCGTTCAGCATGGCCGTGCTGGGCGATCCCGGACAGTTCCCGATCACGATCGACCAGCCACGCGACCCGATGAACTGGTACGGCCGGACGAAGGTGCTGGGCGAGCGCCTGATCGAGACCTACGCCGACGGCGCGTTCCCGGCACATCTGTTCATGAAATCGAACCTCTACGGCGATCACCGCGTCGGCGATCGGATCGTCTCGAAGGGAACGGTGATCAATTTCTTCCTCGGTCGCGCGATGGCCGGCGAGCCCCTGACGGTCTACGAGCCGGGCACGCAGGCCCGCAACTACATCCACGTCAAGGACGTCGCCCGCGCCTACGTCCGAAGCGCCGAGCGGTTCGAGGAGCAACTCGCGGCGGGCGAGACCGGCGTCGAGAAATACGAGATCGCCAGCGATCAGGACCCGAGCGTGATGACCGTCGCCGAGCGCGTCCAGTCGATCGCCGGCGAGTACGGGATCGACGTCGACGTCGAACTCGTCGAGAACCCTCGGGCGGGCGACGAAACGCTGGTCGAACAGTTCGAAGTCGATACCACCAGCGCCCACGAGACGCTGGGCTGGGAGACCCGACACTCGATCGAAGACGCCGTCAGCGAACTGTTCGAACGGCGGGCCGAGGATGCCTAG
- a CDS encoding NAD-dependent epimerase/dehydratase family protein, with amino-acid sequence MHVLVTGGCGYIGSALLPLLQDDPDVEGVTVLDSLANGSPRNLLEAELGDGLAFRRGDVREYGDVESAMRGADTVVHLAAITGASSTHDRREETFAVNRDGTTNVLTAAAKLDVENVVFASSCNNYGRTTETNIDEETAMDPLNPYAETKVESERELAERAETSGFDATALRMATNFGYAPGVRFNLVVNLFVFRALTDRPLTVYGDGTNWRPFIHVRDAARAFKHAAVSPGDWPRQVYNVGSNEGNYRISEIAEVVSEEVGDVDITYLEDEHPGPSYHVNFDRVAETGFETEWTLRDGVRDLAATLTERQR; translated from the coding sequence ACCCGGACGTCGAGGGAGTCACGGTACTGGACTCGCTGGCCAACGGGTCGCCGCGCAACCTGCTGGAGGCCGAACTCGGCGACGGGCTGGCGTTTCGCCGTGGTGACGTCCGCGAATACGGCGACGTCGAGAGCGCGATGCGCGGGGCGGACACGGTCGTCCATCTGGCGGCGATCACCGGTGCCTCGAGCACGCACGACCGCCGCGAGGAGACCTTCGCGGTCAACCGCGACGGGACGACGAACGTGCTCACCGCCGCGGCGAAACTCGACGTCGAGAACGTGGTCTTCGCCTCCTCGTGTAACAACTACGGGCGGACGACCGAGACGAACATCGACGAGGAGACGGCGATGGACCCGCTGAATCCCTACGCCGAGACCAAGGTCGAGTCCGAGCGCGAACTGGCCGAGCGGGCCGAGACGAGCGGGTTCGACGCGACGGCCCTGCGGATGGCCACGAACTTCGGGTACGCGCCCGGGGTGCGGTTCAACCTCGTCGTCAACCTGTTCGTCTTCCGCGCGCTGACCGATCGCCCGCTGACGGTGTACGGCGACGGGACCAACTGGCGACCCTTCATCCACGTCCGGGACGCCGCCCGGGCGTTCAAACACGCCGCGGTCTCGCCCGGTGACTGGCCACGGCAGGTGTACAACGTCGGCTCAAACGAGGGCAACTACCGCATCAGCGAGATCGCCGAGGTCGTCAGCGAGGAAGTCGGTGACGTCGACATCACGTACCTCGAGGACGAACACCCCGGCCCGTCCTATCACGTCAACTTCGATCGCGTGGCCGAGACCGGCTTCGAGACCGAGTGGACGCTGCGCGATGGGGTTCGTGATCTCGCGGCGACGCTGACGGAACGACAGCGATAA